CGGAGATCGATATCATGGCCACTTTGGCCATCGCCAAGGGCCGTTGGCTCTTTATCGGAAAGAAAGAGCTAGCGAAGTTTCCTGTTTTCGGCTTCTTTTATAAAAAAACCAACATACTGGTCGACCGCTCGAGCCCGCGCTCACGGCGCGATGTGTATCGCCGTGCCGGAGAGAAGATCAAAGAGGGATTCGGGGTTTGTATATACCCCGAAGGCGGAATACCCGATCCCGAATGGCGCTTGGGGCCTTTTAAACCCGGGGCGTTTCGACTGGCCATAGAGGCTCAAATTCCGATCATTCCCATTACCTTTGTAGACAACAAACGTCGATTCCCGAACGAGTGGCCGGGAGGTGGTCCCGGCACATTGAGGTGTGTGGTGCATAAACCGATACCTACGGTCGGACTCACGGAAAGCGACGCTCCCCGGATTAGGCAGGAAGCCTA
The nucleotide sequence above comes from Flavobacteriales bacterium. Encoded proteins:
- a CDS encoding 1-acyl-sn-glycerol-3-phosphate acyltransferase, which produces MNLLRTLWRIWYYIVIGVVIFALFPVIIVLALRADWHRHFFWWARVWGKIVVTLMGFRIQKIREQKIDWTGPYIIIANHTSEIDIMATLAIAKGRWLFIGKKELAKFPVFGFFYKKTNILVDRSSPRSRRDVYRRAGEKIKEGFGVCIYPEGGIPDPEWRLGPFKPGAFRLAIEAQIPIIPITFVDNKRRFPNEWPGGGPGTLRCVVHKPIPTVGLTESDAPRIRQEAYEVMDKTLESYGIEGRSQNQ